From a region of the Phaseolus vulgaris cultivar G19833 chromosome 6, P. vulgaris v2.0, whole genome shotgun sequence genome:
- the LOC137831582 gene encoding serine/threonine-protein kinase SAPK7-like: MEKYEVVEEKVGYGRFAMVKLMPHRETKHLVAVKFIPRDHMINENVAREIINHRSLHHPNIVQFIEVALTPTHLAIVMEYAAGGELFYQVLNVGTMTEDRARYFFQQLIAGVSYCHDMEICHRDLKLENTLLDGSPANRLKICDFGYSKSCLLHSKTHSKIGTPAYIAPEIISGKGYYGKLADVWSCGVILYAMLVGTLPFEDKADRQNLRKIVQRVLVVQYEFPNNVLCEDSKNLISRIFVANPAKRITMEEIKSHPWFLKNLPEELREGAHYVYYNEENSKHCLQSIEEIMNICNEAKTTPVASSPNL, from the exons ATGGAGAAGTACGAGGTGGTTGAAGAGAAGGTAGGGTATGGGAGATTCGCAATGGTGAAACTTATGCCTCACAGAGAGACCAAACACTTAGTTGCAGTCAAATTCATCCCAAGGGACCATATG ATTAACGAGAATGTGGCAAGGGAAATTATAAACCATAGATCTCTTCATCATCCCAATATTGTTCAGTTCATAGAA GTGGCTTTGACTCCAACACATCTTGCAATAGTTATGGAGTATGCAGCTGGTGGAGAGTTATTTTATCAAGTTCTTAACGTAGGAACAATGACAGAAGATCGA GCTCGATATTTCTTCCAGCAGTTGATTGCAGGAGTTAGTTATTGCCACGACATG GAAATATGTCATCGAGACCTGAAGTTGGAGAATACCTTATTGGATGGAAGTCCTGCAAATCGtcttaaaatttgtgattttgGCTATTCTAAG TCATGTCTACTTCATTCGAAGACTCATTCAAAGATAGGAACTCCAGCCTATATTGCACCAGAGATCATTTCTGGGAAAGGCTACTATGGAAAG TTGGCAGATGTATGGTCCTGTGGAGTAATACTTTATGCAATGCTTGTAGGAACTTTGCCATTTGAGGACAAAGCTGATCGTCAAAATCTCCGAAAAATCGTTCAG CGAGTTTTGGTTGTTCAATACGAGTTCCCCAACAATGTTTTATGCGAAGACAGTAAAAATCTGATATCTCGTATTTTTGTGGCAAATCCAGCAAAG AGAATCACCATGGAGGAAATAAAGTCACATCCATGGTTTTTAAAGAACTTGCCGGAGGAGTTAAGAGAAGGAGCTCACTATGTCTACTACAATGAAGAAAATTCAAAACATTGTCTTCAAAGTATAGAAGAGATCATGAACATTTGCAACGAAGCCAAAACCACACCTGTTGCTTCGAGTCCAAATTTATAG
- the LOC137831585 gene encoding KH domain-containing protein At3g08620-like isoform X1, translated as MSNMYNQISLPSSQRANSPNINMRSSFDVDGYVDDDDSDVYFGTFDFHSHTERQKLGPFMQVLPLCTRLLNQEISRVTGKNELVQNQGFSDFDRMRFINPSHMASPNSTSTFTGWNSLSHERLASMQGLNMDWQTSPVVPSSPIVKKILRLDIPKDSYPNFNFVGRLLGPRGNSLKRVEATTGCRVFIRGKGSIKDLDKEELLRGRPGYEHLNDPLHILIEAELPASVVDVRLRQAQEIIQELLKPVDESHDIYKRQQLRELAMLNSNFREESPQLSGSVSPFTSNEIKRVKTDQ; from the exons ATGTCTAACATGTACAATCAGATTTCCTTACCTTCATCCCAAAGGGCCAATTCACCAAATATAAACATGAGAAGCAGTTTTGATGTTGATGGGTATGTAGATGATGATGATTCTGACGTTTATTTTGGAACTTTTGATTTTCATTCGCACACAG AACGCCAAAAGCTTGGACCTTTCATGCAAGTTCTACCCTTATGTACCAGACTCCTTAATCAAG AGATTTCAAGGGTTACTGGAAAGAATGAACTAGTGCAGAACCAAGGATTTAGTGACTTTGATAGAATGCGATTCATAAATCCAAGTCATATGGCTTCTCCAAACTCAACATCAACCTTTACTGGCTGGAACAGCCTGTCACATGAA AGGCTAGCTAGTATGCAGGGACTAAACATGGATTGGCAAACTTCACCGGTTGTTCCAAGTTCTCCTATTGTGAAGAAAATATTGCGCTTGGATATTCCTAAGGATAGCTATCCAAAT tttAATTTTGTTGGCCGGCTTCTTGGTCCTAGGGGTAATTCACTGAAGCGAGTGGAAGCTACTACAGGTTGCCGTGTATTTATCAGAGGGAAAGGTTCAATTAAAGACTTAGACAAG GAAGAGTTGTTAAGAGGAAGGCCTGGCTATGAGCACCTGAATGATCCACTTCACATTTTAATTGAAGCTGAACTACCTGCCAGTGTTGTTGATGTAAGGTTGAGGCAAGCACAGGAAATCATACAAGAATTACTCAAACCAGTG GATGAGTCACATGACATTTACAAAAGACAACAACTAAGAGAACTAGCTATGCTAAATTCCAATTTCAGAGAAGAGAGCCCTCAACTGAGTGGTAGCGTCTCTCCATTCACTTCTAATGAAATAAAACGGGTCAAAACTGATCAATAG
- the LOC137831585 gene encoding KH domain-containing protein At3g08620-like isoform X2 — protein MSNMYNQISLPSSQRANSPNINMRSSFDVDGQYLTELLAERQKLGPFMQVLPLCTRLLNQEISRVTGKNELVQNQGFSDFDRMRFINPSHMASPNSTSTFTGWNSLSHERLASMQGLNMDWQTSPVVPSSPIVKKILRLDIPKDSYPNFNFVGRLLGPRGNSLKRVEATTGCRVFIRGKGSIKDLDKEELLRGRPGYEHLNDPLHILIEAELPASVVDVRLRQAQEIIQELLKPVDESHDIYKRQQLRELAMLNSNFREESPQLSGSVSPFTSNEIKRVKTDQ, from the exons ATGTCTAACATGTACAATCAGATTTCCTTACCTTCATCCCAAAGGGCCAATTCACCAAATATAAACATGAGAAGCAGTTTTGATGTTGATGG TCAGTACTTAACGGAGCTGCTAGCAGAACGCCAAAAGCTTGGACCTTTCATGCAAGTTCTACCCTTATGTACCAGACTCCTTAATCAAG AGATTTCAAGGGTTACTGGAAAGAATGAACTAGTGCAGAACCAAGGATTTAGTGACTTTGATAGAATGCGATTCATAAATCCAAGTCATATGGCTTCTCCAAACTCAACATCAACCTTTACTGGCTGGAACAGCCTGTCACATGAA AGGCTAGCTAGTATGCAGGGACTAAACATGGATTGGCAAACTTCACCGGTTGTTCCAAGTTCTCCTATTGTGAAGAAAATATTGCGCTTGGATATTCCTAAGGATAGCTATCCAAAT tttAATTTTGTTGGCCGGCTTCTTGGTCCTAGGGGTAATTCACTGAAGCGAGTGGAAGCTACTACAGGTTGCCGTGTATTTATCAGAGGGAAAGGTTCAATTAAAGACTTAGACAAG GAAGAGTTGTTAAGAGGAAGGCCTGGCTATGAGCACCTGAATGATCCACTTCACATTTTAATTGAAGCTGAACTACCTGCCAGTGTTGTTGATGTAAGGTTGAGGCAAGCACAGGAAATCATACAAGAATTACTCAAACCAGTG GATGAGTCACATGACATTTACAAAAGACAACAACTAAGAGAACTAGCTATGCTAAATTCCAATTTCAGAGAAGAGAGCCCTCAACTGAGTGGTAGCGTCTCTCCATTCACTTCTAATGAAATAAAACGGGTCAAAACTGATCAATAG
- the LOC137831585 gene encoding KH domain-containing protein SPIN1-like isoform X3 → MQVLPLCTRLLNQEISRVTGKNELVQNQGFSDFDRMRFINPSHMASPNSTSTFTGWNSLSHERLASMQGLNMDWQTSPVVPSSPIVKKILRLDIPKDSYPNFNFVGRLLGPRGNSLKRVEATTGCRVFIRGKGSIKDLDKEELLRGRPGYEHLNDPLHILIEAELPASVVDVRLRQAQEIIQELLKPVDESHDIYKRQQLRELAMLNSNFREESPQLSGSVSPFTSNEIKRVKTDQ, encoded by the exons ATGCAAGTTCTACCCTTATGTACCAGACTCCTTAATCAAG AGATTTCAAGGGTTACTGGAAAGAATGAACTAGTGCAGAACCAAGGATTTAGTGACTTTGATAGAATGCGATTCATAAATCCAAGTCATATGGCTTCTCCAAACTCAACATCAACCTTTACTGGCTGGAACAGCCTGTCACATGAA AGGCTAGCTAGTATGCAGGGACTAAACATGGATTGGCAAACTTCACCGGTTGTTCCAAGTTCTCCTATTGTGAAGAAAATATTGCGCTTGGATATTCCTAAGGATAGCTATCCAAAT tttAATTTTGTTGGCCGGCTTCTTGGTCCTAGGGGTAATTCACTGAAGCGAGTGGAAGCTACTACAGGTTGCCGTGTATTTATCAGAGGGAAAGGTTCAATTAAAGACTTAGACAAG GAAGAGTTGTTAAGAGGAAGGCCTGGCTATGAGCACCTGAATGATCCACTTCACATTTTAATTGAAGCTGAACTACCTGCCAGTGTTGTTGATGTAAGGTTGAGGCAAGCACAGGAAATCATACAAGAATTACTCAAACCAGTG GATGAGTCACATGACATTTACAAAAGACAACAACTAAGAGAACTAGCTATGCTAAATTCCAATTTCAGAGAAGAGAGCCCTCAACTGAGTGGTAGCGTCTCTCCATTCACTTCTAATGAAATAAAACGGGTCAAAACTGATCAATAG